The window GCCGGGGAACTCGATGCCGTCGCCTCCGAACTCGGTGCCACGACTCCCCAGCTCCTGCTCGCCTGGCTGCTCGCCCGCTCCCCGGTCGTGGTGCCGATTCCCGGTACGGCCTCGCTCGCCCACCTCGAGGAGAACGTCGCCGCGGCGGACCTCCGGTTGAGCCCCGCGCAGCGTCGGAGCCTCGACGGCCTGGCTTAGGGGGTGCCGGGGCGCTGCGGGGTGCTGGCGAATCCCGTTGGCCGGCCGCTGAGTTCGGCGTCGAGGGTCTGCTGGGCCGTGCGCATCGATGCGGCGTACTTGGGCTCCGCCATGCGCCGCCAGGCCTCGTCCGGTGCGACCTCCTCGACCCGGCTCGTCACCCACCAGATGTTGCCGAACGGGTCCCTCACCCGGCCCCCGCGGTCTCCCCACGCGCTGTCGACGGCCTCGGTGACCACCCGGGCCCCATGAGCGACGGCAGCGGCCATGGCGGCGTCCGCGTCGGGCACGTAGACCCGCAGCATGGCGGGCATCACCGGCCAGTCGGGCCGCCGGTCGAAGGCCAGTACGACCGTGTCGCCGACGCGGATCTCGCCGTGGCCGATGCTGCCGTCCTCGACCTCCACCCTGGCGATCTCCTCGCCGTCGAAGGCGGCGGTGATGAAGTCGAGCAGGGCGCCGGTGTCGTCGGTGACGACCCACGGTGCGACGCTCGTGTAGCCCTCGGGGGCAAAGCGGTCCATCGGCTTCGTCCTCTCCTGTCGCTCCTGATGACGTGACGTGACATCACCACCGTAGGCAGGAACGAGGTCAGGTCCTGTCCTCGTTCGGATGCGGATCCACGACGTGTCGCCGGAGTGCCGTCCGCCCGCCCCGGTGTGTCGGTGGTGGCCGGGACGCCTTCCGTCCGGCACGGTGGGCGCGGTCGGTGGCCGTCGCGTCCCGTGCGGCGGTCGTGAAGCGCGCGGGAGAGGTTCGCATGACCGAGAACGGCAGTTCCCCGACCAGCCGACGCGCCCTGCTGCTGGCTGCCGGATCGGCCGGGGTCGCGGCACTGACGGCGGCCTGTTCCGGCGCGGCAGGGACGCGAGGGGCGGCCGGGCAGCCGTCCGCGCCCTCGTCGCGCGCCGCGTCTGCGCCTGCGTCGCCGTCGCCCGGCGCCAGCGCTCCCGCCTGCGTCCTCGCCGTGAAGGCGGGGGCCGGACCGTACTACCTCGACCTGGACCGGGTCCGCTCGGACATCACGGAGGGCCGCAAGGGCGTGCCGTTCCGGCTGGACCTCACCGTCGTCCGGGTCTCCGCGGGCTGCCGGCCGGTCGCCGACGCTGCCGTCGACATCTGGCACGCCGACGCCGCGGGCGACTACTCCACCGGCGGGGACACCTTCCTGCGCGGCACCCAGGTCACCGACGGCGCCGGCCGCAGTACGTTCCGCACGATCGTGCCCGGCTGGTACGCGGGGCTGGCGCCGCACATCCACTTCAAGGTGCGTCCCGACAGCCGGACCGAGACGACCTCGCAGTTCTTCTTCCCCGAGGACCTCCTGCTGCAGGCGTACGCGCGCCCGCCGTACTCCGAGCGCCGGGTGCCGAAGCACCCCAACGCCCGCGACAGCCGCTACCGTGCCGCCGGAGCCGCGATGACGCTGCCCCTGGTCCCCGACGGGGCCGGCTACCGCGCCGCGTACACCGTGGGAATCGGCTGAGGGTCAGAGCGCGAGGCCCTCGATGACCTCGGCGCCGGGGAGCTCCGCGAACAGTTTGCCGGGGGCGATGAGCTTGCCGCGGCGGCGGCCGCTGCCCACGAGCACGTACGGCATGTCGGCGACCGCCGCGTCCACCAGCAGCGGCCAGCCGTCCGGCAGACCCAGCGGGGTGATGCCCCCGTACTCCATGCCCGTCCGTTCCACGGCCGTCTCCATCGGCGCGAAGGACACCTTGCGCGCGCCCAGGTGCCGGCGGACTGCTCCGTTGACGTCGATCCGGCCGGCCGAGGGCACGAGGCAGGCGGCGAGGGTGACCTCGCCGCCGCGCTTGGCGGCGACCACCACGCAGTTCGCCGACTGGCCGAGCAGCTCCTGCCCGTAGTGCGCGACGAAGGCGCTCGTGTCGGCGATCTCGGGGTCGGTGTCCACGTAGAGGATCTGTTCGGCGGGCACGTCCCCGGCCCGGCCTCCAACGGCTCCGGCCACGGGCGGGACGAGATCCGCCAGGCAGTCGGGAGCCGGCACCGCGTTGTCGAAGGGCCCGATGGGAGCGCGCATGCCCGCACGCTAACACGGCCGGCCCAGCGGCCCGGGAGCCGTCCTTGCGCTCCGTCAGCGGGCGAGCGCAATGGCCAGTTCCGGGTAGTCGAGGACCATTCCCCGCTCGTCGAACTCGATGTCGCTGCGGAAGTCGCCGGACGAAAAACGGACACGCGCGCCGCGGCGTCCGGCGCGGGCGTCGTGCGGGTCGTGCGCATCTCGTGGGCCGCGCAGGTCGGCACAGCCCCAGGTCGCAGTCGAGCGCGCCGTCGAGGTCGGGACGGTGCGTACCGTCGACGCTCCAGCGGCCCGCGTCGTTGCGCAGGTCCAGGCTCAGGGTCCGCCCGCCGAGGTCCGCGGTGACCCGGAGCCGGGACGTCACGAAGTCGTCGCCGGTGTCGAGCCCGTACGTCACCCAGTAGGGCTCGGGCACCAGCCCGACGGCCCGCCCGCGTGCGGCGAGCCGGCGTCCCGTGAGCTCGGCCCAGGCGGTCGCGTACCCCTCGCAGGGGAGGACCTCCCAGGTCCGGACGAGGCGTGTGGTGATCACGCACCAGAGACTAGGCCGTCGCCCCGCCCACTCAGCCGACCTGGATTCCGATCACGCAGGTGTCGTCGTCCGTGTCGGACCGGCTCTCGGTGAGGAGGCGGTCCAGCCGCTGGTCCAGGTCTCCGGCGCAGGCGGCCGCCGCGTTCACGAGGTGGCCGAGGGAGTCCTGCACCGAGGAGTCCCGCCGCTCCACCAGGCCGTCCGTGAACATCAGGAGGGTGTCCTCCGGTTCGAGGCGCACCTCCCGCTCGGCGTAGGTGACTTCGGGGATCGCACCCAGGAGCAGGCCCTCGATGAGCGGGAAGGCCTCGGCCTCGCCGCCGCGGACGAGTACGGGCGGCAGGTGCCCGGCGCGGGCCCAGCGCATCACCCTGGTGGTGGGGTCGAAGAGTCCGCAGACCGCGGTGGCGGTGACGTGCTTGGCGAGGTGGTGGGTCACCGTGTTGAGCCAGGACAGCAGCTGGGCGGGGCCCGCTCCGGTCACGGCGAGTCCGCGCAGGGCGTTGCGCAGGACGACCATGCCGGTGGCGGCCTCGATGCCGTGCCCGGCGACGTCTCCGACGGACAGCATGATCAGCCCGGAGGGCAGGACCACGGTGTCGTACCAGTCGCCGCCGACGAGCGACTCGGTCTCCGCGGGCCGGTAGCGGACGGCGACGCGCAGCCCGGGGGCCTCGATGGCCGGCGGGGTGGGCGGCATGATGGCGTGCTGGAGCTGCAGGGCGAGGCGGTTGCGCTCGGCGGACTCGGCCTCGCTGTGGGCGAGTTGGTCCCGGGTCGCGGCGAGGGCGACCTCGGTCCAGTGCTGTGCGGAGATGTCCTGGTAGGCGCCGCGGACGGCATGCAGGCGCTGGTCGGCGTCGAGGACGGGCTCGGCGACGACGCGGACGTGGCGGGTGATCCCGTCGGACCTCCGCAGGCGGAGGTTGACGGATGCCGGACGGCGGTAGCGCAGTACGGCCCGCAGGAAGCGGCCCAGGGCGGCGGAGTCGTCGGGGTGAGCGTAGTCGGGCAGTTCCCGCAGGTGTACGGGTGGCGCGGTGGCGGGCAGTCCGTGCAGCGCGTACAGCTGCGCGTTCCAGGTGGTCTCGCCGGTGACGAGGTTCTCCTCGAAGCCTCCGATCCGGCCGAGCCGCTGGGCGTGCTGGAGGAGGTCGGCCAGTCGCGCGGTCTCGTCCTCGACGCGCCAGATCAGCAGGACGGCCGCGCCGTGCCGGCTGACGCTGATGTCCGCGACGGAGGTGAGGGGGATCTGGTCGACCAGCGCGGTCAGGCTCATGCGTTCGGCGCGGAAGGGCTCGCCGGTCGCGTGGACGCGCTCGACGATGTCGAACAGCCCTCTCTCGCCGGCCGCCATCGGGTAGGCCTCCAGCAGCAGCGCGCCGTTCACGTCGCCGCGCTGCCGCCCGGCGGGATCGACGAAGCGGCTGCTGGCGTGGCGGATGCGGAAGTCGGTGAGCCGGCCGTCGGTGTCGAGCACGGGGGTGAGGACCACGGCGGGATCGTGGAGGCCCTCGGAGAGGTCGATCAGCTCGGCGACGTCCGGGAGCACCGCTTCGGGGGTGCCGCGCCCGCCCGGCGGTGCGGCGTCCATGGTGCGGGCGCACAGTTCGGCGAGGGCCTCGACCTGGCGCTCGATCTGCGGGGGCTGCGGCGCGAGCGGCTGCGGCCAGCAGATTTCGAGGACGCCGTGGATCCGGCCGCCGGTCCCGGCGGGTACGGCCATCCGCCCGCCGTCGGGCCACTGGAGGTGGCCGATCGAGGGAAGCCCCTCGCGGCTGAGGCGGGCGAGCGCGACCAGGCGGCGCTCGCGCAGTGCGAGGCGGGCGACGGTGGAGACACCCGGGGGTACGTGGCGCCAGCGCGCGGCCTCCCCGGGCGCGAACCCGGCGTGCCCGGCGAGGGCCAGGGAGCCGTCGGGGGCCGCGCTCCACACGGCGACGGCGACCGCACCCAGGGGGCCCAGGGCGTTCGTGAGGAGGGACTCGGCCACCGCCTGGGTGTCCGCGGCCGCGGCCAGTACCCCGCTCTCGGCGGTGCGCAGCCGTACCGCGACGGCGGTGGACCGCTCGGCCGGTTCCGGTGTGCCGGTGCGCCGGGCGAACTCGGCGGCGACCTCGCTGACGTGGTCGCGGGCCGCCTGGTTGACGATGTCGGCGGCGAGTTCGAGCGGGGGCAGCCCGGTCTCGCGGGACAGCTCGTCGAGCTGCCGGGCCGCCGCGGCGGGGGTGCAGTTCAGCTGCCCGATCAGGATGCCCTTGGCCAGTTCGACCAGGGCCCTGCCGTCGGCGGCGGCGTGTGCCTCCCGCACTTCGCGGCGCAGCCGTTCGACGGTGGCGACCAGGCGTCCGAGCGGTGTGGGGGCCTGGTGCGGAATGGCGTTGCGGCATGGCTCCCCGACCACCGCTCCCGGTGTCCGGGCATCGTCGTGCTGCTGTGTGTCGGGGGTACTCACCGTACTGCCGGCTCCTTGGTGGGACGGTCGGGGTGGCCCTGCTGAACGGGCTGCGGGGCTCCCGACCGTACAGGCGGTGCGAGCGGGGCGGCAGGGGCAGGAGGGATGGCGGTCATCCGGTGAGCCAGTGCCGGACACGGGCGATGAGGTCGTCGGCGTCGACCGGCTTCGTCACGTAGTCGCTGGCCCCCGCTGCGAGACTCTTCTCCCGGTCCCCCGGCATGGCCTTGGCGGTGACGGCGATGATGGGCAGCCCCGAGTAGGCCGGCATTCGCCGGATCTCGGCGGTCGCCGCATAGCCGTCGAGTTCCGGCATCATCACGTCCATCAGGATCAGGTCCACGCCCTCGTTGCGGGTGAGCGTGTCGATGCCCTTGCGTCCGTCCTCCGCGTGGAGGACGCGCACACCGTGCAGTTCGAGCACACCGCTGAGGGCGTACAGGTTGCGCGCGTCGTCGTCGACGACGAGGACGGTGCGTCCGAGCAGGCCGTCGTCGAGCACCGGGGTCACGGTCTGCTGCCCCTCCGCCCCCTCGTGGACGAGCGGAAGGACGTCTCCCGGCTGGTCGGCGGACAGGTGCAGCACGATGCGTTCCCGGAGCTCGTCCAGGCTGGACAGCAGCTCCAGGTGGCGTGACACGGACCGCTCCCGCAATGCCTGTTCCTGTCCCGACTTCCAGCGGGGGTTGTTGTGCGCGAGCACCGGCAGGGAGGACAGGGCCGGGTCTCCGTCGAGTGCGTCGAGGAAGCGCAGGGCTTCGCCGTCGGGCATGTCGAGTTCGAGGACGACGCAGTGGAAGGAGTCCGCCGCCAGGGCGGCGGCGGCATCCCGCGAGCTCGTGGCGTTGACGACCTGGATTCCGCCGTGGTCCCCGCCCGACCGGTGGCGGGGGGCGAAGTCCCGGTCGGCGCTCTCGGCGACGAGGGAGAGGAGGCCGTTGGGCCGTTCCTCGATCACCAGGAGGCGGCGGGCCTGCCGCTGGGGCGGGACGGCGGCCGTGGCCGCGCCCCCGGACGGCTCGGCGGCCGCGGTGGTGGCCGCCGTGTACGGGGCCTGCGCGGGGGCGTCGGGAAGGCGCTCGCCCTCGTAGTCCGCGCGGCTGACCGGCAGGTAGAGGGTGAAGGTGCTGCCCTGCCCCTGGGTGCTCTCCGCGGTGACGGCGCCGCCGAGGAGCTGGGCGATCTCGCGGCTGATGGAGAGTCCGAGGCCGGTGCCGCCGTACTTGCGGCTGGTGGTGCCGTCGGCCTGCTGGAACGCGCCGAAGACGGACTCCAGCTGCTGGTCGGGGATGCCGATGCCGGTGTCCCGTACCCGGAAGGCCAGCATGGGCCCGCGGCCCTGGAGCCCGGCGGGGAGCTCGGGGGCGGTGGCGGGTTCGATGCGGAGTTCGACGCCGCCGCGCTCGGTGAACTTGACGGCGTTGGAGAGCAGGTTGCGCAGGACCTGCCGCAGGCGTGAGTCGTCGGTGAGCAGGTCGGCCGGGGCGTCGGGGGCGGTGGTGACGGTGAAGTCGAGGCTCTTCTGCGTGGTCATCGGGCGGAAGGTGGCGTCGACGTACTCGAGCAGCTGCGGCAGATGCACCCGCTCGGGGTTGAGGTCCATCTTTCCGGCTTCGACCTTCGACAGGTCGAGGATGTCGTTGATCAGCTGGAGGAGGTCCGAGCCCGCCGAGTGGATGATGCCCGCGTACTCGACCTGCTTCGGGCTGAGGTTGCGCGTCGGGTTCTGGGCGAGCAACTGGGCCAGGATGAGCAGGCTGTTGAGCGGGGTGCGCAGCTCGTGGCTCATGTTGGCCAGGAACTCGGACTTGTAGGTGGAGGCCAGCGACAGCTGCTGGGCGCGGGTCTCCAGTTCCTGCCGGGCCTGCTCGATCTCCAGGTTCTTGGCCTCGATGTCCCGGTTCTGGCTGGCGAGGAGGGCGGCCTTCTCCTCCAGTTCCGCGTTGGAGCGCTGGAGTTCCTCCTGCTGGACCTGGAGTTCCTCCGAGCGTGCCTGGAGTTCGCCGGTGAGCCGCTGGGACTCGCCGAGGAGCTCGTCGGTGCGGGCGTTGGCGACGATCGTGTTGACGTTGGCGCCGATGGTCTCCATCAGCTGGCCGAGGAAGTCCCGGTGCACGGGTGTGAAGGCGGAGAAGGAGGCGAGCTCGATCACGCCGAGGACCTGGTCCTCCACCACGATCGGCAGGATGATCAGGCTGCCCGGGGTGGTGTGGCCGAGCCCGGAGGAGATGACGTAGCCGCTGGGGACCTGGTCGGTGGCGATGATGCGGTGGCTGCGTGCGGCCTGTCCGACCAGGGATTCGCCGAGGGCGAAGCCGGTGCCCTCGCCCGCTCCGGCGGGACGGCCGTACGAGCCGACCAGGGTGAGTACGGTGCCGTGGGGGCTGTCCTCGGCGAGGTAGAAGGCGCCGTACTGGGCGGCGACGAGCGGCGTCAGTTCGTCCATGACGAGCTCGGCGACGGCGGCGAGGTCCCGGTGGCCCTGCATCAGGCCCGAGATGCGGGCGAGGTTGGACTTGAGCCAGTCCTGCTCCTGGTTGGCCCGCGTGCTCTCGCGCAGCGAACCCACCATCGAGTTGATGTTGTCCTTGAGTTCGGCGACCTCGCCGGAGGCGTCGACGGTGATGGACCGGGTCAGGTCGCCTTCGGCGACGGCGCTGGCGACCTCGGCGATGGCCCGGACCTGGCGGGTCAGGTTGCCGGCCAGCTCGTTGACGTTCTCGGTCAGGCGCTTCCACGTGCCGGAGACGCCCTCGACCTCGGCCTGGCCGCCGAGCCGGCCCTCGCTGCCGACCTCGCGGGCGACGCGGGTGACCTCGGCGGCGAAGGCGGAGAGCTGGTCGACCATCGTGTTGATGGTGGTCTTGAGCTCGAGGATCTCCCCGCGGGCGTCCACGTCGATCTTCTTGGACAGGTCGCCGTTGGCGACGGCCGTCGTGACGAGGGCGATGTTGCGGACCTGGCCGGTGAGGTTGTTCGCCATCGAGTTGACGTTGTCGGTGAGGTCCTTCCAGGTGCCCGCGACATGGGGAACCTGTGCCTGCCCGCCCAGCCTGCCCTCGGTGCCGACCTCGCGGGCCACCCGGGTCACCTCGTCGGCGAACGCGGAGAGCGTGTCCACCATCGTGTTGATGACTCCGGCCAGCGCGGCGACCTCGCCCTTGGCCTCGACCATGATCTTCTGCGAGAGGTCGCCGCGGGCGACGGCGGTGGCGACCTGGGCGATGGAGCGCACCTGCCCCGTCAGGTTGGACGCCATGACGTTGACGTTGTCGGTGAGGTCCTTCCAGGTGCCGGAGACCCCACGGACCGTGGCCTGGCCGCCGAGGTTGCCCTCGGTGCCGACCTCACGGGCCACCCGGGTCACCTCGTCGGCGAAGGCCGAGAGCTGGTCGACCATCGTGTTGATGGTCTCCTTCAGCTCCAGGATCTCCCCGCGCGCGTCCACCCGGATCTTCTGTGTCAGATCCCCCTGGGCCACCGCCGTGGTGACCTCCGCGATCGAACGCACCTGGGCCGTCAGGTTGTCGGCCATGACGTTGACCGACTCCGTCAGGTCCTTCCAGGTTCCGGAGACACCCTTGACGTCCGCCTGGCCGCCGAGTCTGCCCTCGGTGCCGACCTCACGGGCGACGCGGGTGACCTCCCCGGCGAAGGCGGAGAGCTGGTCGACCATCGTGTTGATGGTCTCCTTCAGCTCCAGGATCTCTCCGCGCGCGGTGACGGTGATCTTCTGCGAGAGGT is drawn from Streptomyces sp. NBC_01232 and contains these coding sequences:
- a CDS encoding VOC family protein yields the protein MDRFAPEGYTSVAPWVVTDDTGALLDFITAAFDGEEIARVEVEDGSIGHGEIRVGDTVVLAFDRRPDWPVMPAMLRVYVPDADAAMAAAVAHGARVVTEAVDSAWGDRGGRVRDPFGNIWWVTSRVEEVAPDEAWRRMAEPKYAASMRTAQQTLDAELSGRPTGFASTPQRPGTP
- a CDS encoding intradiol ring-cleavage dioxygenase; the encoded protein is MTENGSSPTSRRALLLAAGSAGVAALTAACSGAAGTRGAAGQPSAPSSRAASAPASPSPGASAPACVLAVKAGAGPYYLDLDRVRSDITEGRKGVPFRLDLTVVRVSAGCRPVADAAVDIWHADAAGDYSTGGDTFLRGTQVTDGAGRSTFRTIVPGWYAGLAPHIHFKVRPDSRTETTSQFFFPEDLLLQAYARPPYSERRVPKHPNARDSRYRAAGAAMTLPLVPDGAGYRAAYTVGIG
- a CDS encoding YbaK/EbsC family protein, whose product is MRAPIGPFDNAVPAPDCLADLVPPVAGAVGGRAGDVPAEQILYVDTDPEIADTSAFVAHYGQELLGQSANCVVVAAKRGGEVTLAACLVPSAGRIDVNGAVRRHLGARKVSFAPMETAVERTGMEYGGITPLGLPDGWPLLVDAAVADMPYVLVGSGRRRGKLIAPGKLFAELPGAEVIEGLAL
- a CDS encoding SpoIIE family protein phosphatase, translating into MSTPDTQQHDDARTPGAVVGEPCRNAIPHQAPTPLGRLVATVERLRREVREAHAAADGRALVELAKGILIGQLNCTPAAAARQLDELSRETGLPPLELAADIVNQAARDHVSEVAAEFARRTGTPEPAERSTAVAVRLRTAESGVLAAAADTQAVAESLLTNALGPLGAVAVAVWSAAPDGSLALAGHAGFAPGEAARWRHVPPGVSTVARLALRERRLVALARLSREGLPSIGHLQWPDGGRMAVPAGTGGRIHGVLEICWPQPLAPQPPQIERQVEALAELCARTMDAAPPGGRGTPEAVLPDVAELIDLSEGLHDPAVVLTPVLDTDGRLTDFRIRHASSRFVDPAGRQRGDVNGALLLEAYPMAAGERGLFDIVERVHATGEPFRAERMSLTALVDQIPLTSVADISVSRHGAAVLLIWRVEDETARLADLLQHAQRLGRIGGFEENLVTGETTWNAQLYALHGLPATAPPVHLRELPDYAHPDDSAALGRFLRAVLRYRRPASVNLRLRRSDGITRHVRVVAEPVLDADQRLHAVRGAYQDISAQHWTEVALAATRDQLAHSEAESAERNRLALQLQHAIMPPTPPAIEAPGLRVAVRYRPAETESLVGGDWYDTVVLPSGLIMLSVGDVAGHGIEAATGMVVLRNALRGLAVTGAGPAQLLSWLNTVTHHLAKHVTATAVCGLFDPTTRVMRWARAGHLPPVLVRGGEAEAFPLIEGLLLGAIPEVTYAEREVRLEPEDTLLMFTDGLVERRDSSVQDSLGHLVNAAAACAGDLDQRLDRLLTESRSDTDDDTCVIGIQVG
- a CDS encoding HAMP domain-containing protein; its protein translation is MAERTGTEALGGSPALPGEDRIGESELRQLLAGLTAVRDGDFRTRLPDTADGLLGEIATVFNGMADQLSLFTSEVTRVAREVGTEGTLGGQADVPGVGGAWLDLTDSVNFMAGNLTAQVRSIAQVATAVAKGDLSQKITVTARGEILELKETINTMVDQLSAFAGEVTRVAREVGTEGRLGGQADVKGVSGTWKDLTESVNVMADNLTAQVRSIAEVTTAVAQGDLTQKIRVDARGEILELKETINTMVDQLSAFADEVTRVAREVGTEGNLGGQATVRGVSGTWKDLTDNVNVMASNLTGQVRSIAQVATAVARGDLSQKIMVEAKGEVAALAGVINTMVDTLSAFADEVTRVAREVGTEGRLGGQAQVPHVAGTWKDLTDNVNSMANNLTGQVRNIALVTTAVANGDLSKKIDVDARGEILELKTTINTMVDQLSAFAAEVTRVAREVGSEGRLGGQAEVEGVSGTWKRLTENVNELAGNLTRQVRAIAEVASAVAEGDLTRSITVDASGEVAELKDNINSMVGSLRESTRANQEQDWLKSNLARISGLMQGHRDLAAVAELVMDELTPLVAAQYGAFYLAEDSPHGTVLTLVGSYGRPAGAGEGTGFALGESLVGQAARSHRIIATDQVPSGYVISSGLGHTTPGSLIILPIVVEDQVLGVIELASFSAFTPVHRDFLGQLMETIGANVNTIVANARTDELLGESQRLTGELQARSEELQVQQEELQRSNAELEEKAALLASQNRDIEAKNLEIEQARQELETRAQQLSLASTYKSEFLANMSHELRTPLNSLLILAQLLAQNPTRNLSPKQVEYAGIIHSAGSDLLQLINDILDLSKVEAGKMDLNPERVHLPQLLEYVDATFRPMTTQKSLDFTVTTAPDAPADLLTDDSRLRQVLRNLLSNAVKFTERGGVELRIEPATAPELPAGLQGRGPMLAFRVRDTGIGIPDQQLESVFGAFQQADGTTSRKYGGTGLGLSISREIAQLLGGAVTAESTQGQGSTFTLYLPVSRADYEGERLPDAPAQAPYTAATTAAAEPSGGAATAAVPPQRQARRLLVIEERPNGLLSLVAESADRDFAPRHRSGGDHGGIQVVNATSSRDAAAALAADSFHCVVLELDMPDGEALRFLDALDGDPALSSLPVLAHNNPRWKSGQEQALRERSVSRHLELLSSLDELRERIVLHLSADQPGDVLPLVHEGAEGQQTVTPVLDDGLLGRTVLVVDDDARNLYALSGVLELHGVRVLHAEDGRKGIDTLTRNEGVDLILMDVMMPELDGYAATAEIRRMPAYSGLPIIAVTAKAMPGDREKSLAAGASDYVTKPVDADDLIARVRHWLTG